A DNA window from Xyrauchen texanus isolate HMW12.3.18 chromosome 6, RBS_HiC_50CHRs, whole genome shotgun sequence contains the following coding sequences:
- the cnpy1 gene encoding protein canopy-1, with product MSPWIKQIGFVFVAVFMLPYTTESKKDEVLYCSACMAIAEELNYSISQTDPKKTIHVGGFRLNPDGSLNDKKVPLARSETHLTELLEAVCKSMSDYALYEDPVTKEKSYKRFAPRGNDGGNFPDFKHFKFDGPESSSAMKFACESIVEELEDDIISLFTSETDHAAKKLCSEVSGHCKSSAFQHSEL from the exons ATGTCACCATGGATTAAACAGATTGGCTTTGTTTTTGTGGCAGTGTTCATGTTGCCCTATACAACAGAGTCAAAGAAAGATGAAGTGCTGTACTGTTCAG CCTGCATGGCGATTGCAGAAGAACTGAACTATTCAATCAGTCAAACTGATCCAAAAAAGACGATTCATGTTGGTGGATTCAGACTCAACCCCGATGGAAGtctgaatgataaaaag gTTCCTCTTGCTAGGTCAGAGACTCACTTAACCGAATTGCTGGAAGCAGTTTGCAAAAGCATGAGCGATTACGCTCTCTATGAGGACCCGGTCACCAAAGAAAAGAGCTACAAGAGATTTGCACCTAGAGGAAATGATGGTGGGAATTTTCCAgatttcaaacattttaagtttgatgGGCCGGAGAGTTCCAGTGCTATGAAGTTTGCG TGTGAAAGCATTGTTGAAGAGCTGGAAGATGATATCATCTCTCTCTTCACCAGTGAGACGGACCATGCCGCTAAGAAGTTGTGCAGTGAAGTATCAG GTCACTGTAAGAGCTCTGCTTTCCAGCACAGTGAACTTTAG
- the LOC127644792 gene encoding homeobox protein engrailed-2b-like yields MEENDHSSRDVERQDSGDVSRAILPLLQAPGNLLPHRITNFYIDNILRPDFGRRKEGTRRDEINTVERENRCPSAPGSGQVGATVSVEGTPSPNIVSASRKTDITADASLKIRAETGDQCLNSDSDCSQNNALPSKKQMLWPAWVYCTRYSDRPSSGPRSRKPKKKNPTKEDKRPRTAFTAEQLQRLKIEFQNNRYLTEQRRQALAQELGLNESQIKIWFQNKRAKIKKASGNKNTLAVHLMAQGLYNHATSAKDDNSDSD; encoded by the exons ATGGAAGAAAATGATCATAGCAGCAGAGATGTGGAGCGTCAGGATTCGGGCGATGTGTCTAGGGCAATTCTACCCCTGTTGCAGGCTCCTGGAAACCTACTCCCGCACAGAATAACCAACTTTTACATCGACAACATTTTAAGACCAGACTTTGGTCGCAGGAAAGAAGGAACCAGACGTGATGAAATTAATACAGTTGAGAGAGAAAATCGCTGTCCATCAGCTCCAGGATCGGGGCAGGTAGGAGCCACAGTGTCAGTGGAAGGAACCCCGAGCCCTAACATAGTAAGCGCGTCTAGGAAAACTGATATAACCGCGGACGCATCTCTGAAAATCCGTGCAGAGACTGGAGATCAATGCTTAAACTCAGATTCGGATTGCTCGCAAAATAACGCTTTGCCGTCGAAAAAGCAAATGCTTTGGCCGGCTTGGGTATATTGCACAAGATATTCCGACAGGCCTTCATCAG GACCAAGATCCCGCAAACCAAAGAAGAAAAATCCAACCAAGGAAGACAAGCGTCCAAGAACAGCCTTTACAGCAGAGCAACTCCAGAGACTCAAGATTGAATTCCAGAATAACCGTTACCTGACGGAGCAAAGGAGGCAAGCTTTGGCACAGGAGCTCGGCCTTAACGAATCTCAAATCAAAATCTGGTTCCAGAACAAAAGAGCAAAGATTAAAAAAGCTTCGGGGAATAAAAACACACTTGCAGTACACCTGATGGCACAGGGACTATACAATCATGCCACATCAGCAAAGGACGACAATTCGGACAGTGATTAA